The following proteins are encoded in a genomic region of Periophthalmus magnuspinnatus isolate fPerMag1 chromosome 21, fPerMag1.2.pri, whole genome shotgun sequence:
- the lacc1 gene encoding purine nucleoside phosphorylase LACC1 produces the protein MFSKMHEALLIDIANGGCLTCFRASVLESLSRDCHVFLLYATQNKDNNDVIAKLRDISKSIHILDSVTIASCLYVFKQIIDELDLSVIKVLTSPNGKESIDLYREWLFTAVYRFEFEIIASEKCTCGECPSRAPLDSPGEKVRREVDEFVQQLPALKGQITVSKSTLIPDCFGHGFSSRCGGVSYISSLSSLNLFCSSKRRDPHAVVGENRRRLALVAGFYPKTMHFPKVNHGSDVWVFGKPEPDSYDGIVTDQTGVVLAAPGADCIPLLFCDPVHRVIGATHAGWKGTLMGAAMATVDSMVREFGSDIRDIKVALGPSVGVCCYSMDQNQASEFSKIHPNCVPDPESTHPHVNIRLANRVLLQNGGVLPENIHDDTVWDRPQVTPCTSCKPQKYFSHVRDGLNFGTQVGFIWIREFEPGTETEAATLV, from the exons atgttttccaaaATGCACGAGGCTTTGTTGATAGATATCGCAAACGGGGGCTGCCTTACATGTTTTCGAGCGTCAGTTTTGGAGAGTTTATCCAGAGATTGCCACGTCTTTTTGCTTTACGCGACGCAAAATAAGGACAATAACGACGTGATTGCAAAGTTGAGGGATATATCTAAAAGCATTCACATCTTGGACAGTGTCACTATCGCCAGTTGCTTGTATGTCTTCAAACAAATCATAGATGAACTCGATCTCAGCGTCATAAAAGTCCTCACGTCTCCAAATGGAAAAGAGTCGATAGATTTGTACAGAGAGTGGCTGTTTACGGCGGTGTACAGGTTTGAGTTTGAGATCATCGCGTCAGAAAAGTGCACCTGTGGAGAATGTCCCAGCCGCGCGCCATTGGACTCACCTGGAGAGAAGGTGCGCAGAGAAGTGGACGAGTTTGTGCAGCAGCTGCCCGCGTTAAAAGGACAGATTACAGTCAGCAAGTCCACTCTAATACCAG ATTGCTTTGGGCACGGCTTCAGCTCGCGTTGTGGTGGTGTCTCAtacatctcctctctctcatctctgaaCCTGTTTTGTAGCAGTAAGAGGAGAGACCCGCACGCTGTGGTGGGTGAGAACCGGAGGAGACTAGCTCTGGTTGCTGGATTTTACCCCAAAACAATGCACTTTCCGAAG GTGAACCATGGCAGTGACGTGTGGGTGTTTGGAAAACCTGAGCCAGATAGTTATGATGGGATAGTGACAGACCAAACTGGAGTGGTCCTGGCTGCTCCGGGCGCAGACTGTATCCCCCTGCTGTTCTGTGACCCAGTGCACAGGGTCATAGGAGCCACTCACGCAG GTTGGAAAGGTACGTTGATGGGAGCTGCCATGGCGACAGTGGACTCTATGGTGCGTGAGTTTGGGAGCGACATTCGAGACATTAAAGTGGCCCTAGGTCCTTCTGTGGGAGTCTGCTGTTATTCCATGGACCAGAACCAGGCATCGGAGTTCTCCAAGATCCATCCAAACTGTGTACCTGATCCTGAGTCCACCCACCCACATGTCAACATACGCCTCGCAAACAG AGTGCTGCTGCAGAACGGAGGGGTCCTGCCTGAGAACATTCATGATGACACAGTTTGGGACAGGCCTCAGGTGACACCCTGCACTTCCTGTAAGCCTCAGAAATACTTTTCCCATGTTCGAGACGGTCTAAACTTTGGGACTCAAGTTGGCTTCATCTGGATCAGAGAGTTTGAACCAGGGACCGAAACTGAGGCTGCTACTTTGGTGTGA